From Maylandia zebra isolate NMK-2024a linkage group LG11, Mzebra_GT3a, whole genome shotgun sequence, one genomic window encodes:
- the depdc1b gene encoding DEP domain-containing protein 1B, with translation MENQVIGPGPYRATKLWNETIRLFRGGMPLRRHWAHFRCYDCSFTGTEAVDYLHNLLRDNHNFGPEVTRYQTLQLLRKFLKAHVIEDVKGRHGTEDFEDNGHLYRFPTLSPLKSFPARPVIKDCSDLPRLIRWDDYEELPQQENFVPVKSAVLTSDLWNKRHSVAIGDVHECKLIRRKEITSKQVDHIWKSMTVAHLQRVLGLKTLDGVLNPAHVNGKHIVHNVFSVNKAGIVVLENKAEDMPYWVVTAMKCLANWPNGNESKQPVYPGFERDVLRTVADYYQRLKEPLLTFHLYEVFVNILSLLPVQEAASEALQVSCLLLPPPNRRRLQLLLRLMARVCQNPQLPPLNDTIATRTLMVQMFSQCVLGSADDMDLDELLATKLVTFMMEHHNTIFQVPAKLRCQVEEHLSHLKRAQIKYAGADTDFSASPAFYKQISRVECEEQRVIGTQTPLQQLLEGLIADKELPAKDKRKRLKQFQKSYPEVYHSRFPTEESKAAVIPEKTPRLKPNLMFFSIKKPFQPFQRSWSFRA, from the exons ATGGAAAACCAAGTTATTGGACCGGGTCCATACAGGGCGACGAAACTG TGGAATGAAACTATCAGACTTTTTCGTGGTGGCATGCCACTTAGAAGGCATTGGGCACACTTTCGCTGCTATGACTGCAGCTTCACGGGAACCGAGGCTGTGGATTATCTGCATAATCTTCTGAGGGACAATCACAACTTTGGTCCTGAGGTAACCCGCTACCAGACCCTGCAGCTGCTTAGAAAGTTCCTCAAAGCCCATGTGATTGAAGATGTCAAAGGCCGCCATGGGACAGAGGACTTTGAGGACAATGGCCATTTGTACAG GTTCCCAACACTGTCTCCACTCAAGTCTTTTCCAGCAAGGCCTGTAATAAAAGACTGCAGTGACTTGCCCAGACTCATCCGCTGGGATGACTATGAGGAGCTGCCTCAGCAGGAGAACTTTGTACCTGTGAAGTCTGCTGTCCTG ACTTCAGATTTGTGGAATAAAAGGCACAGCGTTGCTATTGGAGATGTGCATGAATGCAAGCTTATACGCAGGAAGGAGATAACATCAAAACAAGTGGATCACATCTGGAAGTCAATGACAGTGGCACA TTTGCAGCGAGTGCTGGGTCTGAAGACACTGGATGGCGTTTTGAACCCAGCGCATGTCAATGGCAAGCACATTGTTCACAATGTGTTCAGTGTCAATAAAGCAGGCATAGTTGTATTGGAGAACAAAGCTG AGGACATGCCCTACTGGGTGGTAACTGCAATGAAATGCCTTGCTAACT gGCCTAATGGCAATGAAAGCAAACAGCCAGTGTACCCAGGTTTCGAGAGGGATGTTCTAAGAACAGTAGCAGACTACTACCAGAGACTTAAAGAACCCCTGCTGACTTTTCATCTGTATGAAGTATTTGTCAACATTCTCA GTTTGCTGCCAGTGCAGGAGGCAGCCAGTGAGGCTCTTCAAGTAAGCTGTCTCCTTCTGCCGCCACCCAACCGAAGACGCCTCCAGCTTTTATTGCGTCTCATGGCCCGAGTCTGTCAGAATCCCCAGCTTCCTCCACTTAATGACACGATTGCTACCCGCACACTG ATGGTGCAGATGTTCTCTCAGTGCGTTCTTGGCTCAGCAGACGACATGGACTTGGATGAGTTACTTGCCACCAAATTGGTGACTTTCATGATGGAGCATCACAACACCATCTTCCAGGTGCCTGCCAAGCTGCGTTGCCAAGTTGAAGAGCATCTGTCCCACCTCAAAAGAGCACAG ATCAAATATGCAGGGGCTGATACAGATTTCAGTGCATCTCCAGCTTTCTACAAGCAGATCAGCAGGGTGGAGTGCGAGGAGCAGAGGGTGATAGGCACTCAGACCCCGCTGCAGCAGTTGCTAGAAGGCCTGATTGCAGACAAAGAACTCCCCGCTAAAGACAAGAGGAAAAGACTAAAACAG TTTCAGAAGTCCTACCCTGAAGTCTACCATAGTCGATTTCCCACTGAAGAAAGCAAAGCTGCTGTCATACCCGAGAAAACCCCACGACTCAAACCTAATCTTATGTTCTTCAGCATCAAGAAACCCTTCCAGCCTTTTCAAAGAAGCTGGAGTTTCAGGGCATGA